The Lasioglossum baleicum unplaced genomic scaffold, iyLasBale1 scaffold0021, whole genome shotgun sequence genome contains a region encoding:
- the LOC143219275 gene encoding astakine: protein MAPILLAFLLSFSCLSHATGRPDYIHCQNNLECGAGHCCTIGAIRYSTPQCRPMQAAGETCRPSSASTINMTASYPDGAQVLLTDVHYILCPCADGLFCDQGTCSESAGKHDSNVLIGENRSKED, encoded by the exons ATGGCgccgatcttgctcgctttccTCCTCTCGTTCAGCTGTCTCTCCCACGCGACGGGTCGACCGGATTATATTCACTGTCAGAATAATTTGGAATGCGGGGCCGGACACTGTTGCACCATAG GAGCGATCAGGTACAGCACCCCCCAATGCAGACCTATGCAAGCTGCGGGAGAAACGTGCAGACCAAGCAGCGCTTCCACTATCAATATGACAGCATCGTATCCTGACGGTGCTCAAGTGCTATTGACCGACGTTCATTATATCCTTTGTCCCTGCGCCGACGGATTGTTCTGCGACCAGGGAACCTGCAGCGAGTCAGCCGGAAAACACGACTCAAATGTGCTAATCGGTGAAAACCGTAGTAAAGAGGACTGA
- the LOC143219274 gene encoding AN1-type zinc finger protein 1, whose translation MEFPNVGERCSVDECKQLNFLPFACSHCRDVFCEEHYQTGSHKCASFRDNVTETKTKSFSYVCSDESCKDASPIEMHCIRCKKHYCLKHRYHGCLEQSNEEKTEKLKKWQIPKKQFAEAKAIVDQEITDNLKKSKNVAMANKVRLMRIKGSAVGPKNVPMNERCYFLVYPSHKMINKHLGPSRGIYVNMTWTIGKAIDSMASILKMPNNNNVAGASRLQLYHHATGALVSKEMDMLLTKLLENSELVDGQSVILEYSDSACIDTSLYK comes from the exons ATGGAATTTCCAAACGTAGGGGAAAGATGTTCAGTCGATGAATGCAAGCAATTGAATTTTTTGCCGTTCGCGTGCAGCCATTGTCGCGATGTTTTTTGCGAGGAACACTATCAGACAGGTTCTCACAAATGCGCGAGTTTCCGCGACAATGTTACGGAGACCAAAACTAAGTCGTTCAGCTACGTCTGTTCGGATGAATCGTGCAAAGACGCTTCACCCATCGAGATGCATTGCATCAGATGCAAGAAACATTATTGTTTGAAGCACCGATACCACGGCTGCCTGGAACAGTCGAACGAAGAGAAGACAGAAAAACTGAAGAAATGGCAAATACCAAAGAAACAATTCGCGGAAGCAAAGGCAATAGTGGATCAAGAAATCACGGATAACTTAAAGAAATCTAAGAACGTCGCTATGGCTAATAAA GTACGACTTATGCGCATAAAAGGTTCTGCTGTTGGTCCTAAGAATGTACCAATGAACGAACGTTGTTACTTTCTTGTGTATCCGTCGCATAAGATGATTAATAAACATTTAGGACCTTCGAGGGGTATATACGTGAACATGACCTGGACAATAGGGAAAGCCATAGATTCGATGGCTAGCATACTTAAAATGCCCAACAATAACAACGTAGCGGGTGCATCTAGATTACAATTATATCATCATGCAACCGGTGCATTGGTATCTAAAGAAATGGATATGCTGTTGACAAAGTTGTTAGAGAACTCTGAGCTTGTCGATGGACAAAGTGTTATTTTAGAATATTCGGATAGCGCGTGTATAGATACATCTTTATACaaataa
- the LOC143219273 gene encoding tetraspanin-33 isoform X2 yields MEHGTRGQLISNREAGNTRNRNSNGGSQLFGGLLIGVGLYAFVDKWQATGSVRVENVYDVVLNISLVMVIAGGVVFVVSFAGCVGALRENTCLLKFYSLCLLVFFLLEMGVAIVGFVFPHTLQSLLEESFTDKIIQTYREDPDLQNFIDFGQQEFRCCGLSQEGYLDWGKNEYFNCSSPSVERCGVPFSCCINATDISSGLVNIMCGYKVQMFPVSEAGKKVWTSGCIEIVRSWAERNLYTIAGIALGIALSQLFVIYLAKTLEGQIELQKSRWHS; encoded by the exons TTATTTGGAGGATTGTTAATCGGAGTAGGCTTATACGCATTTGTGGACAAATGGCAAGCCACTGGATCTGTTAGAGTGGAGAATGTGTACGATGTGGTCCTGAATATTTCTCTTGTAATGGTCATCGCAGGAGGAGTAGTTTTTGTTGTTAGTTTCGCTGGATGTGTTGGAGCACTGCGTGAAAATACATGTCTTCTGAAATTT TATTCACTGTGTCTGCTGGTGTTCTTTCTCCTCGAAATGGGTGTAGCAATTGTTGGTTTTGTCTTTCCACATACGTTGCAATCGTTGTTAGAAGAATCTTTCACGGATAAGATTATACAGACCTACAGAGAAGACCCTGAtctacaaaactttattgacttTGGCCAACAAGAA TTTCGTTGCTGTGGTTTGAGCCAAGAAGGATACTTGGACTGGggaaaaaatgaatactttAATTGCTCCAGTCCTAGCGTGGAACGATGCGGCGTGCCGTTCTCTTGTTGCATCAACGCTACAGACATATCG agtgGTCTTGTTAATATAATGTGCGGGTACAAAGTTCAAATGTTCCCAGTCTCCGAAGCAGGCAAAAAGGTGTGGACCAGTGGATGTATTGAAATTGTAAGAAGTTGGGCAGAGCGAAATTTGTATACGATAGCTGGTATCGCTTTGGGCATAGCCCTCAGTCAGCTGTTTGTGATTTATCTTGCCAAAACGCTAGAAGGTCAAATTGAATTACAAAAATCTCGCTGGCATTCCTGA